The Henckelia pumila isolate YLH828 chromosome 2, ASM3356847v2, whole genome shotgun sequence genome includes a window with the following:
- the LOC140882368 gene encoding protein-tyrosine-phosphatase PTP1-like has protein sequence MNTAGEDLSSKTTVSGTATLPSAAAKSFDFSPDLTMPGPRLTSDQLRYCSEALQSFSAKKFSSPQKIRQEFQILQANRMRALDMRNRCTVALDDTNHSKNRYSDVLPFDGNRVILKQCKDYRPSARGYINASFVKTSESVSEFIATQGPLPHTYEDFWEMIIQYRCPVVVMLTRLVDNYQTVKCGDYFQAEDGPREFGNICIITKWMQTTDSSLIVRCLEVSYKEPEEPPLSVLHIQYPEWPDHGVPKDTFAVREIFKRIYTVPPDLGPIVVHCSAGIGRTGTYCAIHNTIQRVLAGDNTALDLVNTVTTFRSQRIGMVQTLEQYLFCYDAIVDELENIISDNNSRSRA, from the exons ATGAACACTGCCGGAGAAGACCTCTCATCCAAGACAACTGTCTCTGGTACCGCGACGTTGCCTTCTGCAGCGGCCAAGTCCTTCGATTTTTCTCCGGATTTGACGATGCCGGGGCCCCGCCTCACCAGCGACCAGCTCCGATACTGCTCCGAAGCACTTCAATCCTTCAGCGCCAAGAAATTCAGCTCTCCCCAAAAGATCCGTCAGGAGTTTCAAATCCTGCAG GCAAATAGGATGAGAGCATTGGACATGAGGAATAGGTGTACTGTGGCTCTGGATGATACAAATCACAGCAAAAACAGATACAGTGATGTATTGCCGT TTGATGGTAATCGGGTCATTTTGAAGCAATGTAAAGATTACAGACCATCTGCGAGGGGATATATTAATGCCAGTTTTGTCAAG ACTTCTGAAAGTGTTTCTGAGTTTATTGCGACTCAAGGTCCACTGCCACACACCTATGAGGACTTCTGGGAAATGATAATACAATACCGCTGCCCAGTAGTAGTTATGCTCACCCGGTTGGTTGACAATTACCAG ACAGTGAAATGTGGTGATTATTTCCAAGCGGAGGATGGGCCTAGAGAATTTGGAAACATATGCATCATCACCAAGTGGATGCAAACGACTGATTCTTCATTGATCGTGCGATGCTTAGAGGTGTCCTACAAAGAG CCTGAGGAGCCTCCGTTGTCTGTTTTGCACATTCAGTATCCTGAATGGCCTGATCATGGAGTTCCGAAGGACACTTTTGCTGTTCGTGAAATCTTCAAAAGAATATATACTGTTCCTCCTGATCTTGGGCCAATTGTCGTGCACTGCAG TGCAGGTATTGGTAGAACAGGAACTTATTGTGCAATTCACAATACCATCCAAAGAGTTCTTGCTGGAGACAATACTGCTTTGGATCTTGTCAACACCGTAACCACTTTTAGGTCACAGCGAATAGGAATGGTTCAGACACTG GAGCAGTATCTCTTCTGCTACGATGCCATTGTTGATGAACTAGAAAACATTATTTCTGATAACAATTCTCGAAGCCGTGCATGA